A single genomic interval of Papio anubis isolate 15944 unplaced genomic scaffold, Panubis1.0 scaffold82, whole genome shotgun sequence harbors:
- the BEX3 gene encoding protein BEX3 isoform X2, whose protein sequence is MEQPMQNGEEDRPLGGGEGHQPAGNRRGQARRLAPNFRWAIPNRQINDGMGGDGDDMEIFMEEMREIRRKLRELQLRNCLRILMGELSNHHDHHDEFCLMP, encoded by the coding sequence ATGGAGCAGCCTATGCAGAATGGAGAGGAAGACCGCCCTTTGGGAGGAGGTGAAGGCCACCAGCCTGCAGGAAATCGACGGGGACAGGCGCGCCGACTTGCCCCTAATTTTCGATGGGCCATACCCAATAGGCAGATCAATGATGGGATGGGTGGAGATGGAGATGATATGGAAATATTCATGGAGGAGATGAGAGAAATCAGGAGAAAACTTAGGGAGCTGCAGTTGAGGAATTGTCTGCGTATCCTTATGGGGGAGCTCTCTAATCACCATGACCATCATGATGAATTTTGCCTTATGCCTTGA
- the BEX3 gene encoding protein BEX3 isoform X1, translated as MANIHQENEEMEQPMQNGEEDRPLGGGEGHQPAGNRRGQARRLAPNFRWAIPNRQINDGMGGDGDDMEIFMEEMREIRRKLRELQLRNCLRILMGELSNHHDHHDEFCLMP; from the coding sequence atggCAAATATTCACCAGGAAAACGAAGAGATGGAGCAGCCTATGCAGAATGGAGAGGAAGACCGCCCTTTGGGAGGAGGTGAAGGCCACCAGCCTGCAGGAAATCGACGGGGACAGGCGCGCCGACTTGCCCCTAATTTTCGATGGGCCATACCCAATAGGCAGATCAATGATGGGATGGGTGGAGATGGAGATGATATGGAAATATTCATGGAGGAGATGAGAGAAATCAGGAGAAAACTTAGGGAGCTGCAGTTGAGGAATTGTCTGCGTATCCTTATGGGGGAGCTCTCTAATCACCATGACCATCATGATGAATTTTGCCTTATGCCTTGA